Proteins co-encoded in one Haloarcula sp. DT43 genomic window:
- a CDS encoding hemolysin family protein: MQPVEIAARLLAGLALILANGFFVAIEFALTRARQYAESEFDEPGLRRAWEMTDDLEIYLTSCQVGITASSIAVGIVAEPALAAIFEPYFQSSALAGVGAGAAIAFLIINLVHLTHGEQTPTYLGVERAKFVCRYGATPLYYFAWVISPIITVGDSVAKWTLGLFGVEMSGAWLEAEVDSIESRGELRNELGSVLDRGDVSDERREEVLAAFQVGDRELGDVMVPRDDIVALSPTDDDATNAERIAETPHTRYPLVGETLEDFLGIVYIPALVDEREEQDGAGGLLDGIDLEAVASPPMTMSPDTTVSDAIDQFQAERQELAFVLEDGAVVGLVTVTDLLEEVVGDIQDPMDAEAGVE, encoded by the coding sequence ATGCAACCAGTCGAAATCGCGGCCAGGCTGCTTGCAGGACTCGCCCTGATCCTCGCAAACGGCTTCTTCGTCGCCATCGAGTTCGCGCTGACGAGGGCCAGACAGTACGCCGAATCGGAGTTCGACGAGCCCGGCCTCCGTCGGGCCTGGGAGATGACCGACGACCTCGAAATCTACCTGACGAGCTGTCAGGTCGGTATCACCGCCTCCAGCATCGCGGTCGGTATCGTCGCCGAGCCGGCGCTGGCGGCCATCTTCGAGCCGTACTTCCAGTCCTCCGCGCTGGCCGGGGTCGGGGCCGGCGCGGCCATCGCCTTCCTCATCATCAACCTCGTCCACCTGACCCACGGCGAGCAGACGCCGACCTATCTCGGCGTCGAGCGCGCGAAGTTCGTCTGCCGGTACGGCGCGACGCCGCTGTACTACTTCGCGTGGGTCATCTCGCCGATTATCACGGTCGGCGACAGCGTCGCCAAGTGGACGCTGGGGCTGTTCGGCGTCGAGATGTCCGGCGCGTGGCTCGAAGCGGAAGTCGACAGCATCGAGTCCCGCGGGGAACTGCGAAACGAACTCGGGTCGGTTCTCGACCGTGGCGACGTGTCCGACGAGCGCCGCGAGGAGGTGCTGGCGGCGTTTCAGGTCGGCGACCGCGAACTCGGCGACGTGATGGTGCCACGCGATGACATCGTCGCGCTGTCGCCGACAGATGACGACGCGACCAACGCCGAACGCATCGCCGAGACGCCCCACACCCGCTACCCGCTCGTCGGCGAGACGCTCGAAGACTTCCTCGGCATCGTCTACATCCCGGCGCTCGTCGACGAGCGCGAGGAACAGGACGGGGCGGGCGGTCTGCTCGACGGCATCGACCTCGAAGCCGTTGCCTCGCCGCCGATGACGATGTCGCCGGACACCACCGTCAGCGACGCCATCGACCAGTTCCAGGCCGAGCGCCAGGAACTGGCCTTCGTGCTCGAAGACGGCGCGGTCGTCGGGCTGGTGACGGTCACGGACCTGCTGGAGGAGGTCGTCGGCGACATCCAGGACCCGATGGACGCCGAAGCCGGCGTCGAGTGA
- a CDS encoding cupin domain-containing protein produces the protein MERTRLDFDRYFEVVMETDEAQAAEMTVEPGRSVGGPENYHADSDQWLFVAGGTGLVTVDGDSHRVTAGDLVRIEAGERHGIENDGDEPLETVNFYTPPR, from the coding sequence ATGGAGCGAACGCGCCTCGACTTCGACCGCTACTTCGAGGTAGTCATGGAGACAGACGAGGCACAGGCCGCGGAGATGACCGTCGAGCCGGGCCGGAGCGTCGGCGGGCCGGAGAACTACCACGCCGACAGCGACCAGTGGCTGTTCGTGGCCGGCGGCACCGGCCTCGTCACCGTCGACGGTGACAGCCACCGGGTGACGGCCGGCGACCTCGTCCGCATCGAAGCCGGCGAGCGCCACGGCATCGAGAACGACGGCGACGAGCCCCTGGAGACGGTCAACTTCTACACGCCGCCGCGGTAG
- a CDS encoding ribbon-helix-helix protein, CopG family, which produces MDEAFLDLESIEVELDEELLDAIDDKAFADHRDNRDAAIRDLLDEWLKQRAAEDTDESD; this is translated from the coding sequence ATGGACGAAGCGTTTCTGGACCTCGAATCCATCGAGGTCGAACTGGACGAGGAACTGCTCGACGCTATCGACGACAAGGCGTTCGCCGACCACCGCGACAACCGGGACGCGGCAATCCGGGACCTGCTCGACGAGTGGCTGAAACAGCGTGCCGCCGAAGATACGGACGAGAGCGACTGA
- a CDS encoding MBL fold metallo-hydrolase: MDVQFLGGAGEVGRSAVLVDGSLLLDFGMLTDSPPQFPVRTPSPDAVVVSHGHLDHVGTVPALVSGDARPPIHWTPPTYELAMTLARDTLKLHGGTVNCPFTETNVRRVTQVSETHGYREAFEAAGYEVTFYNAGHIPGSAHVLVDDGETRLLYTGDFHTDDQRLVSGTTARPDADAVICESTYADVDHDPRETVEARFVESVETTLWEGGTVVVPAFAIGRTQEMLLVCEAHDIPCYVDGMGKEVTEMLAQYPEFLRDADAFRRAKSHARFVTGKNGQRKRITDQKAAIVTTSGMLSGGPAMTYIPEVRANPMNKITMTGYQVEGTPGRDLVETGSAEIDGRIMPVSARVEQYDFSAHADRGGLCDFLDAYRDTPVLVNHGDRCEDFAATLREDGYDATAPDLGATIAM, translated from the coding sequence ATGGACGTCCAGTTCCTCGGCGGCGCGGGTGAAGTCGGCCGAAGCGCCGTCCTCGTCGACGGCTCGCTGCTGCTGGATTTCGGGATGTTGACCGACTCGCCGCCGCAGTTCCCGGTGCGGACGCCCTCGCCGGACGCCGTCGTCGTCTCGCACGGCCACCTGGACCACGTCGGGACCGTCCCGGCGCTGGTGTCGGGGGACGCGCGGCCACCGATTCACTGGACGCCGCCGACGTACGAACTGGCGATGACGCTGGCACGGGACACGCTCAAACTCCACGGCGGGACGGTCAACTGCCCCTTCACCGAGACCAACGTCAGGCGAGTGACGCAAGTGTCTGAGACACACGGCTACCGGGAGGCGTTCGAGGCCGCCGGCTACGAGGTGACGTTCTATAACGCCGGCCACATCCCCGGAAGCGCGCACGTCCTCGTCGACGACGGCGAGACGCGACTGCTGTACACGGGCGACTTCCACACCGACGACCAGCGCCTCGTCTCGGGGACGACGGCCCGCCCGGACGCGGACGCGGTCATCTGTGAGAGCACCTACGCCGACGTCGACCACGATCCACGGGAGACGGTCGAGGCGCGGTTCGTCGAGAGCGTCGAGACGACGCTTTGGGAGGGCGGCACCGTCGTCGTGCCCGCCTTCGCCATCGGGCGGACACAGGAGATGTTGCTCGTCTGCGAGGCACACGACATCCCCTGCTACGTCGACGGGATGGGCAAGGAAGTGACCGAGATGCTCGCCCAGTACCCCGAGTTCCTCCGGGACGCCGACGCGTTCCGGCGAGCGAAATCGCACGCGCGGTTCGTCACGGGAAAGAACGGCCAGCGAAAGCGCATCACCGACCAGAAGGCGGCCATCGTCACCACCAGCGGCATGCTCTCGGGCGGCCCGGCGATGACCTACATCCCGGAAGTCCGGGCGAACCCGATGAACAAGATAACCATGACCGGCTATCAGGTCGAGGGGACGCCGGGTCGGGACCTGGTGGAGACCGGCAGCGCCGAGATAGACGGCCGAATCATGCCGGTCAGCGCGCGGGTCGAGCAGTACGACTTCTCGGCACACGCCGACCGCGGCGGGCTGTGTGACTTCCTCGATGCCTACCGTGACACGCCGGTACTGGTGAACCACGGCGACCGCTGTGAGGACTTCGCGGCCACGCTCCGCGAGGACGGCTACGACGCGACAGCGCCCGACCTGGGCGCGACAATCGCCATGTAG
- a CDS encoding sulfurtransferase, producing the protein MTEYANDVLVSADWVSEHLEEFQSDDPSHRLVEVDVDTELYDESHAPGAIGFNWETQLQDQTTRDILDKEDFEDLLGSHGISEDSTVVLYGDNSNWFAAYTYWQFKYYGHDDVKLLDGGREYWVENDYELTDEVPEFAEVDYEASGPRESIRAYREDVENAIERELPLVDVRSPEEYSGEILAPPGLQETAQRGGHIPGAQNISWAAVTNDDGTFKDYDDLEELYAEYGIDGDSTTVAYCRIGERSSVAWFALHELLGYDDTINYDGSWTEWGNLVGAPIEKGAGD; encoded by the coding sequence ATGACCGAATACGCTAACGACGTGCTCGTCTCGGCCGACTGGGTCAGCGAGCACCTGGAGGAGTTCCAGAGCGACGACCCGTCCCACCGACTCGTAGAGGTTGACGTGGACACGGAACTGTACGACGAGAGCCACGCACCCGGCGCAATCGGCTTCAACTGGGAGACACAGCTCCAGGACCAGACCACACGCGACATCCTCGACAAGGAGGACTTCGAGGACCTGCTGGGCAGTCACGGCATCAGCGAGGACTCGACGGTCGTCCTCTACGGTGACAACTCCAACTGGTTCGCCGCCTACACCTACTGGCAGTTCAAGTACTACGGCCACGACGACGTGAAGCTGCTCGACGGCGGCCGCGAGTACTGGGTCGAGAACGACTACGAACTCACCGACGAGGTCCCCGAGTTCGCCGAAGTCGACTACGAGGCCTCCGGCCCGCGCGAGTCCATCCGCGCCTACCGCGAGGACGTCGAGAACGCCATCGAGCGCGAACTGCCACTGGTCGACGTTCGCTCGCCCGAGGAGTACTCCGGCGAAATCCTCGCACCTCCGGGACTCCAGGAGACCGCCCAGCGCGGCGGCCACATCCCCGGCGCACAGAACATCTCCTGGGCGGCCGTCACCAACGACGACGGCACCTTCAAGGACTACGACGACCTCGAAGAGCTCTACGCAGAGTACGGCATCGACGGCGACTCCACGACGGTCGCCTACTGCCGCATCGGCGAGCGCTCCTCGGTCGCCTGGTTCGCCCTGCACGAACTGCTGGGCTACGACGACACCATCAACTACGACGGCTCCTGGACCGAGTGGGGCAACCTGGTCGGCGCGCCCATCGAGAAGGGCGCGGGCGACTGA
- a CDS encoding sulfurtransferase gives MTDFVSAEWVSSRGADLRVVDVRDAWEYDGLGHLPGAVNVPFDSFRADEHGAETDAGEGMLPEEDEWAALLSAAGIDRESEVVAYDDHHGVFAARFLVTAELFGHDPDRLHLLDGDFSSWQLERETSSETPDVAPTEYAVERPASTPLVGPDEVADAADDPDAVLVDTREDEEYDAGHIPGAVLLDWRDLVDDETRGLLPRQEALSVLESVGIVPEKRVVLYCNTARRISHTYVVLRHLGFERVDFYEGSLTEWEAQGRPLETN, from the coding sequence ATGACTGATTTCGTCTCTGCGGAGTGGGTGTCGAGCCGAGGTGCGGACCTCCGGGTGGTCGACGTGCGCGACGCCTGGGAGTACGACGGCCTCGGACACCTTCCGGGCGCGGTGAACGTGCCCTTCGACTCGTTCCGGGCGGACGAACACGGCGCGGAGACAGACGCCGGCGAGGGGATGCTCCCCGAGGAGGACGAGTGGGCGGCACTGCTCTCGGCGGCCGGCATCGACCGGGAGAGCGAGGTCGTCGCCTACGACGACCACCACGGCGTCTTCGCCGCCCGCTTCCTGGTCACCGCGGAACTGTTCGGCCACGACCCCGACCGGCTCCACCTCCTCGACGGCGACTTCTCCAGCTGGCAACTCGAACGGGAGACGTCGAGCGAGACGCCCGACGTCGCACCGACCGAGTACGCCGTCGAGCGGCCGGCGTCGACGCCGCTGGTCGGGCCCGACGAGGTCGCCGACGCGGCGGACGACCCCGACGCGGTGCTGGTCGACACCCGCGAGGACGAGGAGTACGACGCCGGCCACATCCCCGGCGCGGTCCTGCTGGACTGGCGGGACCTCGTCGACGACGAGACCCGCGGGCTGCTCCCCCGGCAAGAGGCGCTGTCGGTCCTCGAATCGGTCGGCATCGTCCCCGAGAAGCGCGTCGTCCTCTACTGTAACACGGCCCGGCGCATCAGCCACACGTACGTCGTCCTCCGCCACCTCGGCTTCGAGCGGGTGGATTTCTACGAGGGGAGCCTCACCGAGTGGGAGGCACAGGGGCGGCCCCTGGAGACGAACTGA
- a CDS encoding AI-2E family transporter, translated as MVIRRRTYVLAGLVVLAGCLTTVLLARVLSTIFFAITVAYVLFPVSEWLGRHGLNRRLSAAVTTGVAFVSGTLVVIPLGAVLYLRRRDLFAFFQQLPSAVTVEFGEFSYAIEIDPTLTAGREALTAVAVDLASESPVLALKAVLFAILVYAMLWQPQAPKKAVYRTVPASYHDVADRLHQRLRGTLYAIYVLQAATAFGTFLVAWAVFWLLGYQGAFALAVAAGVLQFVPVVGPSVVVLAMAVAEAVNGDIAGAVLVTVFGLVLVGFLPDAVIRPKLARYTTGLPASLYFVGFTGGVLTLGIIGFIAGPVAIALLVELSSLLTSERNGDQQQLT; from the coding sequence GTGGTAATACGTCGACGGACCTACGTCCTCGCTGGGCTGGTCGTTCTCGCCGGCTGTCTGACCACAGTCCTGCTCGCGCGCGTGCTGTCGACGATTTTCTTCGCAATCACGGTCGCGTACGTGCTGTTCCCGGTCTCGGAGTGGCTCGGCCGCCACGGGCTCAACAGACGGCTCTCGGCGGCGGTGACCACCGGGGTCGCCTTCGTCAGCGGAACGCTCGTCGTCATCCCGCTCGGGGCCGTGCTGTATCTGCGCCGCCGTGACCTGTTTGCGTTCTTCCAGCAGCTCCCGTCGGCGGTGACCGTCGAGTTCGGCGAGTTCAGCTACGCGATAGAGATAGACCCCACGCTGACGGCCGGCCGGGAGGCGCTCACGGCGGTCGCGGTCGACCTGGCCTCGGAGTCGCCGGTCCTCGCGCTGAAGGCCGTGCTGTTCGCGATTCTCGTCTACGCGATGCTCTGGCAGCCACAGGCACCGAAGAAGGCCGTCTACCGGACGGTCCCGGCGTCGTATCACGACGTCGCCGACCGGCTTCACCAGCGGCTCCGGGGGACGCTGTACGCGATTTACGTCCTCCAAGCGGCGACGGCCTTTGGCACCTTCCTCGTGGCGTGGGCCGTGTTCTGGCTGCTGGGGTACCAGGGCGCGTTCGCGCTGGCGGTGGCCGCCGGCGTCCTGCAGTTCGTCCCCGTCGTCGGCCCCAGCGTCGTCGTCCTCGCCATGGCTGTCGCGGAGGCCGTCAACGGCGACATCGCCGGGGCCGTGCTGGTGACCGTGTTCGGACTCGTCCTCGTCGGCTTCCTCCCCGATGCGGTCATCAGACCGAAGCTCGCCCGCTACACGACGGGGCTGCCGGCCAGCCTCTACTTCGTCGGGTTCACCGGCGGGGTGTTGACCCTTGGCATCATCGGTTTCATCGCCGGCCCGGTCGCTATCGCGCTACTGGTCGAACTGTCGTCGCTGCTGACGAGCGAGCGAAACGGGGACCAGCAGCAGTTGACCTGA
- a CDS encoding geranylgeranyl reductase family protein produces the protein MYDVVVVGAGPAGSRYARRAAERGLDVVAFEQGEIGEPLACSGHVSTDVWDFTENARDDLFQNEISGARFHTGGPGSEDHPFYKDEVISNVIDRVGLDKHLAGLARDAGADVREDHSVVGVSEERDAVTVEVRGPDGVETHRAKMVAGCDGPKSRVRQELGLPEPDELLHGVLGFSDEVDHGDFVDVHLTVPRFFAWRIPRGEAGVEYGLAVPPGDDARGRFEEFVDGYGVETDRRCSGLIPIGPPRRVTGRRSFLIGDAAAQTKPFTGGGIRYGMTAADHAAREIDPDDPATLGEYERAWRDDLRQEIRLGHAVRAGYSAPEPIQKAGMKAFEGEIGVHMDRPTTLFSREQLAALFSRS, from the coding sequence ATGTACGACGTTGTGGTCGTCGGGGCGGGGCCGGCCGGGTCGCGGTACGCGCGCCGGGCGGCCGAGCGGGGGCTGGACGTGGTCGCCTTCGAACAGGGGGAAATCGGCGAGCCGCTGGCCTGTTCGGGCCACGTGAGTACCGACGTGTGGGACTTCACTGAGAACGCACGCGACGACCTGTTCCAGAACGAGATTTCGGGCGCGCGCTTTCACACGGGCGGCCCCGGCAGCGAGGACCACCCCTTCTACAAGGACGAGGTCATCTCGAACGTCATCGACCGCGTGGGCCTGGACAAGCACCTCGCGGGGCTGGCCCGCGACGCCGGCGCGGACGTGCGCGAGGACCACTCCGTCGTCGGCGTCTCCGAGGAGCGCGACGCCGTCACCGTCGAGGTCCGCGGGCCGGACGGGGTCGAGACTCACCGCGCGAAGATGGTCGCGGGCTGTGACGGCCCCAAGAGCCGCGTCCGGCAGGAACTCGGGCTCCCCGAACCAGACGAACTGCTCCACGGCGTCCTCGGGTTCAGCGACGAGGTCGACCACGGCGACTTCGTGGACGTACACCTCACCGTCCCGCGCTTCTTCGCCTGGCGCATCCCGCGGGGCGAGGCCGGCGTCGAGTACGGGCTGGCGGTGCCGCCGGGCGACGACGCCCGCGGGCGGTTCGAGGAATTCGTCGACGGCTACGGGGTCGAGACCGACCGCCGTTGCTCGGGGCTCATCCCGATTGGCCCGCCCCGACGGGTCACCGGCCGGCGGTCGTTCCTAATCGGCGACGCGGCCGCACAGACCAAGCCCTTCACCGGCGGCGGCATCCGCTACGGCATGACCGCCGCCGACCACGCCGCACGGGAAATCGACCCCGACGACCCGGCGACGCTGGGCGAGTACGAACGGGCGTGGCGCGACGACCTCCGGCAGGAGATACGCCTCGGCCACGCGGTCCGGGCCGGCTACTCCGCACCGGAACCGATACAGAAGGCCGGGATGAAAGCCTTCGAAGGCGAAATCGGCGTCCACATGGACCGGCCGACGACGCTGTTCTCCCGCGAGCAGTTGGCGGCGCTGTTCTCGCGGTCCTGA
- a CDS encoding DUF5518 domain-containing protein, translated as MSLQSDLSDTWKYALLGGLLAAPFTALEVIRSSGSIRFNMVLVGGALAGYLVKRRGGNSTATGLRAGLIGGLPALWGVAEFVWSIPSVPNPLWFQAVGVAMGLAIGALVMLLPALGGALAGRFGGWLAERRGHGGPTPAGG; from the coding sequence ATGTCCCTCCAATCCGATCTCTCGGATACGTGGAAGTACGCCCTGCTCGGCGGGCTGCTGGCCGCCCCCTTCACCGCGCTCGAAGTGATCCGGTCCTCGGGCAGCATCAGGTTCAACATGGTCCTGGTCGGCGGCGCGCTCGCCGGCTACCTCGTCAAACGCCGCGGCGGGAACAGCACCGCGACCGGACTGCGCGCCGGATTAATCGGCGGCCTCCCGGCGCTGTGGGGGGTGGCCGAGTTCGTGTGGTCCATCCCTTCCGTGCCGAACCCGCTGTGGTTCCAGGCGGTCGGCGTCGCGATGGGGCTGGCGATCGGGGCGCTCGTCATGCTTCTTCCGGCGCTCGGCGGCGCGCTCGCCGGGCGGTTCGGCGGCTGGCTGGCCGAGCGACGGGGTCACGGTGGGCCGACGCCCGCGGGCGGATAG
- a CDS encoding WD40/YVTN/BNR-like repeat-containing protein: MHIAYAALSDRVFATDGNTAEDCLVGHDIECVAADPAAPDRAFVGTVDAGLQRTTDRGATWESVLDAGDRVTSVTVSPQDPDVVWAGTEPSAVYRSTDGGETWTERPGLTDLDSSSRWSFPPRPHTHHVRWIALAPDDPERVYVAIEAGAFVRSPDGGETWVDHPEGARRDNHTLATHPDAPERVYTAAGDGYALSTDRGETWSHPQDGLGHRYVWGLAVRPDDPDGVVVSAASGPRSAHSTSGESYVYRWTGDRWAVAMAGLPGPEGLARPVLAADPDGGLVALTNHGLFRSAAGAEWAAAWPETGVADWPSEYDQVPSGLAVV, from the coding sequence ATGCACATCGCCTACGCCGCGCTCTCGGACCGTGTCTTCGCTACGGACGGGAACACCGCCGAGGACTGCCTCGTCGGCCACGATATCGAGTGCGTCGCCGCCGACCCGGCCGCGCCGGACCGCGCCTTCGTCGGCACCGTCGACGCCGGCCTCCAGCGGACGACCGACCGCGGTGCAACGTGGGAATCGGTCCTCGACGCCGGCGACCGCGTGACCAGCGTCACGGTCAGCCCACAGGACCCCGACGTGGTGTGGGCCGGAACGGAACCGAGCGCCGTCTACCGCTCGACCGACGGCGGCGAGACGTGGACGGAACGGCCGGGGCTGACCGACCTGGACTCGTCGTCGCGGTGGTCGTTCCCGCCGCGGCCCCACACCCATCACGTCCGCTGGATCGCCCTCGCGCCGGACGACCCCGAGCGGGTGTACGTCGCCATCGAGGCGGGCGCGTTCGTCCGCAGTCCCGACGGCGGCGAGACGTGGGTCGACCACCCAGAGGGCGCGCGCCGGGACAACCACACGCTGGCGACCCACCCCGACGCGCCGGAGCGGGTGTACACCGCCGCGGGCGACGGCTACGCGCTCTCGACCGACCGCGGCGAGACGTGGTCACACCCGCAGGACGGCCTCGGCCACCGCTACGTCTGGGGGCTGGCGGTGCGCCCGGACGACCCCGACGGGGTGGTCGTCTCCGCCGCCAGCGGCCCGCGGTCGGCCCACAGCACCAGCGGCGAGAGCTACGTGTACCGGTGGACCGGCGACCGCTGGGCGGTGGCGATGGCCGGGCTCCCCGGCCCAGAGGGGCTGGCCCGTCCCGTGCTCGCGGCCGACCCGGACGGCGGCCTCGTGGCGCTGACGAACCACGGCCTGTTCCGGTCGGCGGCGGGGGCGGAGTGGGCCGCCGCGTGGCCCGAGACGGGCGTGGCCGACTGGCCGAGCGAGTACGACCAGGTCCCAAGCGGTCTCGCCGTCGTCTGA